The Kineothrix sp. MB12-C1 genome includes a window with the following:
- a CDS encoding HPr family phosphocarrier protein, translated as MVRRRIRLRPDEVKEFVAAASKCDFDIDIAYNRYVVDAKSIVGVLGLDFNQELTVSYDGYDFDFEQFMKHFAVAC; from the coding sequence ATGGTACGGCGCAGAATCAGATTGAGACCCGATGAAGTGAAGGAATTCGTGGCAGCGGCATCGAAATGCGACTTTGATATTGACATTGCTTATAATAGATATGTAGTTGACGCGAAATCCATCGTCGGCGTGTTGGGCCTGGATTTCAATCAGGAATTGACAGTTTCCTATGACGGATATGATTTTGACTTTGAACAATTTATGAAACATTTTGCTGTTGCATGCTAA
- a CDS encoding MATE family efflux transporter: MSDNRITEGVIWKQLLLFFFPILWGTFFQQLYNAADAIIVGRVVGKEALSAVGGSTSTVIQVIVGFFVGLSSGATVIISQYYGAKKKEMVEYAVHTAIAFSLIAGIVMMVVGIWTAPVILRAMDTPEDVFHPSLTYLRIYYLGMIGNLIYNVGAGILRAVGDSKRPLYFLIVSCMTNIVFDLLFVAGFGMGVAGAAWATILSQTLSAILVLRLLARTNDMHHLEYSRIYLDRRMLGRIIRIGLPAGLQSIMYSSSNVLIQASINSLGTDTVAAWTAYSKIDSLFWMIVSAFGILITTFVGQNYGAGKTQRLRKGVRICTGMTFATTLVLSFMLYFWGIYGYHLFTNDAEVIVIGVSMMRYMVPVYFTYVTIEILSGALRGAGDSWIPMVICLIGICALRVSWLMFVVPTRKNIYTIMFSYPLTWVVTTTLFIIYYLFFSKIGKGEKNIKFI; the protein is encoded by the coding sequence ATGTCTGATAATAGAATAACAGAAGGAGTAATCTGGAAACAGTTGCTCCTCTTCTTTTTCCCCATTTTATGGGGTACTTTTTTTCAGCAGTTATACAATGCAGCGGATGCTATTATCGTAGGAAGGGTGGTTGGCAAGGAAGCCCTTTCGGCAGTAGGGGGAAGCACGAGCACGGTAATTCAGGTTATTGTCGGATTCTTCGTTGGGCTTTCCAGCGGCGCGACCGTTATTATTTCACAGTATTATGGTGCAAAGAAGAAAGAAATGGTAGAGTACGCGGTGCATACAGCGATTGCGTTTAGTTTGATTGCCGGAATTGTTATGATGGTAGTCGGTATATGGACAGCCCCGGTTATATTGAGAGCCATGGATACCCCCGAAGATGTGTTTCACCCGTCTCTTACTTACCTTCGTATTTATTATTTGGGAATGATAGGTAATCTTATTTATAACGTAGGAGCCGGTATCTTAAGGGCGGTAGGAGATTCCAAACGGCCTCTCTACTTCTTAATTGTGAGTTGTATGACCAATATTGTGTTCGATCTTTTATTCGTAGCGGGATTTGGTATGGGAGTAGCCGGCGCTGCATGGGCGACGATCCTTTCTCAGACGCTTAGCGCTATACTTGTGCTTCGGCTGTTAGCAAGGACAAATGATATGCATCACTTGGAATATAGTAGGATATATCTGGATAGGCGGATGCTCGGAAGGATTATCCGAATAGGACTTCCGGCTGGTCTGCAATCGATTATGTATAGTTCGTCCAATGTACTGATACAGGCATCCATTAATTCTTTGGGGACGGATACGGTAGCCGCTTGGACAGCTTACAGTAAGATAGATAGTCTGTTTTGGATGATAGTGAGTGCCTTTGGTATATTGATTACAACTTTTGTCGGACAAAATTACGGTGCAGGCAAGACACAACGGCTGCGAAAGGGTGTGAGAATATGTACGGGTATGACTTTTGCAACCACACTTGTCCTATCTTTTATGTTGTATTTTTGGGGCATTTACGGATATCATCTGTTTACTAACGATGCGGAGGTCATCGTGATCGGCGTGTCGATGATGCGCTATATGGTGCCGGTATATTTCACCTATGTGACAATAGAGATCCTCTCAGGAGCGCTTAGAGGAGCGGGAGACTCATGGATACCAATGGTCATTTGTCTGATCGGAATCTGTGCACTGCGCGTGTCCTGGCTTATGTTTGTCGTACCGACGCGCAAGAATATCTATACGATCATGTTTAGTTATCCGTTAACATGGGTGGTCACAACTACACTTTTTATTATTTATTATTTGTTTTTTAGTAAAATCGGTAAGGGAGAGAAGAATATAAAATTTATATGA
- a CDS encoding N-acetylmannosamine-6-phosphate 2-epimerase, with protein sequence MDDALKNRMKSLRGKLIVSCQALPEEPLHSSFIMGRMALAASRGGAKGIRANTVEDIREIKKNVDLPIIGIVKRNYPESDVFITPTMKEVSELAKEGVDIIAVDATNRIRPDGKQLEEFFEEIKKAYPTQLFMADCSTVEEAVYADRLGFDFIGTTLVGYTKQSKDTHIEDDDFKIIREIQSQVKSPIIAEGNIDTCEKGRRVIELGCFCVVVGSIITRPQKITERFAKALD encoded by the coding sequence ATGGATGATGCGTTAAAAAACAGGATGAAAAGTTTGCGCGGAAAACTGATAGTATCCTGTCAGGCACTGCCGGAGGAGCCGTTGCACTCGTCCTTCATTATGGGGCGCATGGCATTGGCGGCATCCCGGGGAGGAGCAAAAGGGATACGCGCGAATACTGTTGAAGATATCCGAGAAATCAAGAAGAATGTTGATCTCCCCATTATTGGAATCGTGAAAAGAAATTATCCGGAAAGCGATGTATTTATAACACCTACGATGAAGGAAGTGAGTGAACTTGCGAAGGAGGGGGTAGATATCATAGCGGTGGATGCTACGAATAGGATTCGCCCGGATGGAAAGCAGTTGGAGGAATTTTTCGAAGAAATAAAGAAGGCATACCCTACGCAGCTTTTCATGGCAGATTGCTCTACGGTGGAAGAGGCTGTTTATGCGGACCGCTTAGGATTTGATTTCATAGGGACCACATTGGTGGGATACACCAAGCAGAGCAAAGATACTCATATCGAAGATGATGATTTTAAAATTATACGCGAGATACAAAGTCAGGTGAAAAGTCCGATAATTGCAGAAGGAAATATCGATACCTGTGAAAAGGGAAGAAGGGTGATAGAATTAGGATGCTTTTGTGTTGTTGTCGGTTCTATCATTACAAGACCTCAGAAGATTACGGAGAGATTTGCTAAAGCACTTGATTAA
- the asnA gene encoding aspartate--ammonia ligase: protein MSNSVIPKDYQSALNLHDTQVAIKTVKDFFQNLLAERLNLLRVSAPLFVTPASGLNDNLNGVERPVSFGIKEQNDAEAEIVHSLAKWKRSALQKYGFSMGEGLYTDMSAIRRDEDTDNIHSIYVDQWDWEKIIAKEERNLETLQDIVRTVYKVLRKTEKFMAIKYDYIEEILPHDIFFITTQELEDKYPDNTPKEREYYISKEKGAVCIMQIGDLLRSGEKHDGRAPDYDDWALNADIVVYYPVLDIALELSSMGIRVDKNSLLSQLEKAGCPERVNLPFQKAIADEVLPYTIGGGIGQSRICMFFLRKAHIGEVQCSLWPDDTMEEAQKHGLQLL from the coding sequence ATGAGTAATTCGGTTATTCCTAAAGATTATCAATCTGCACTTAATTTACATGATACACAAGTAGCCATCAAAACAGTCAAGGACTTTTTCCAAAATCTCCTTGCGGAACGCCTAAATCTGCTGCGCGTATCTGCCCCATTGTTCGTTACCCCGGCTTCCGGTCTCAACGATAACTTAAATGGCGTGGAACGCCCTGTTTCTTTCGGTATCAAGGAACAAAACGATGCGGAAGCGGAAATTGTTCACTCTCTCGCCAAATGGAAGCGCTCTGCTTTGCAGAAATATGGATTTTCCATGGGAGAAGGACTTTATACCGATATGAGCGCCATCCGAAGGGATGAGGATACGGATAACATCCATTCCATCTATGTGGATCAGTGGGACTGGGAGAAGATTATTGCTAAGGAAGAGCGTAATCTAGAGACCTTACAGGACATCGTCCGCACCGTATATAAGGTACTGCGCAAGACAGAAAAGTTTATGGCAATTAAATACGATTACATAGAAGAGATACTCCCTCACGATATCTTCTTTATTACAACACAGGAATTAGAAGATAAATATCCTGACAATACTCCGAAAGAGCGCGAATATTACATCAGCAAAGAAAAGGGCGCTGTATGTATTATGCAAATCGGAGATTTGTTAAGATCCGGTGAAAAGCACGATGGGCGAGCTCCTGACTACGATGATTGGGCTTTAAATGCAGATATCGTCGTATATTATCCGGTTCTCGATATTGCGCTGGAATTGTCCTCTATGGGTATTCGTGTAGATAAGAATTCCCTCCTTTCCCAATTAGAGAAAGCAGGGTGCCCGGAACGCGTGAATCTTCCGTTCCAGAAGGCTATTGCTGATGAAGTACTCCCCTATACGATTGGCGGAGGTATCGGTCAATCCCGTATTTGTATGTTCTTCTTGCGAAAAGCGCATATCGGTGAGGTTCAATGCTCTCTCTGGCCGGATGATACGATGGAAGAAGCACAGAAACACGGATTACAATTACTTTAA
- a CDS encoding putative DNA modification/repair radical SAM protein, whose product MHYKVAEEMSIMEKLGVLTDAAKYDVACTSSGVDRKGDGKGIGNTVAGGICHSFSADGRCISLLKILFTNECIYDCKYCVNRRSNDVVRTSFTPDEVCELTMGFYKRNYIEGLFLSSGILYNPNFTMELIYQTLYKLRTEHRFQGYIHVKAIPGADPFLIQKIGFLADRMSVNLELPTAEGLSRLAPNKHRKNILAPMRQIQNGITENKNEIVLYKNAPRFVSAGQSTQMIIGATPENDYQLMTVAENLYEKFALKRVFYSAFVNVNEDKELPALPGGPPLLREHRLYQADWLLRFYGFKAGELLNEQRPNFNILLDPKADWALRHLELFPVEINRADYQILLRIPGVGVKSAQRIVRARRNGALRFDDLKKIGVVLKRALYFITCSGKMMYNTKIEEDYITRNLLSVKEKLPFDKDGITYKQLSLFDDIGIGFAAQPDASDIRKAVLGQL is encoded by the coding sequence ATGCATTATAAAGTTGCAGAAGAAATGTCCATAATGGAAAAGTTGGGAGTCTTAACGGATGCGGCCAAATACGATGTAGCATGCACTTCCAGCGGTGTAGATAGAAAAGGCGATGGTAAAGGAATCGGCAATACGGTAGCGGGTGGAATCTGCCATAGTTTCAGTGCGGATGGAAGATGTATTTCCTTATTAAAGATACTTTTTACCAATGAATGTATCTATGACTGTAAGTATTGTGTTAACAGACGGTCTAACGATGTAGTGCGGACTTCTTTTACACCGGATGAGGTATGTGAACTTACTATGGGATTCTATAAGAGGAACTATATCGAAGGACTTTTTTTGAGTTCCGGGATTTTATATAATCCGAATTTTACGATGGAGCTGATCTATCAAACGCTGTATAAGCTGCGTACGGAGCATCGTTTTCAAGGTTATATTCATGTGAAGGCAATACCGGGAGCAGATCCTTTTCTCATTCAGAAGATAGGATTCCTTGCAGATCGTATGAGTGTGAATTTGGAACTTCCTACTGCGGAGGGGTTAAGCCGCTTGGCTCCCAATAAACATAGGAAGAATATTTTGGCACCCATGCGGCAGATTCAAAACGGTATTACAGAGAATAAGAATGAAATTGTACTATATAAGAATGCACCTCGTTTCGTTTCTGCAGGACAATCCACCCAGATGATTATAGGAGCGACTCCGGAGAATGACTATCAGTTAATGACGGTAGCGGAGAATCTTTATGAGAAGTTTGCTTTAAAAAGAGTTTTCTACTCCGCTTTTGTGAATGTGAATGAAGACAAAGAGCTGCCGGCCCTTCCGGGCGGACCTCCGCTTTTGCGGGAACACAGACTGTATCAGGCCGACTGGCTGCTTCGTTTCTACGGATTCAAAGCGGGGGAACTGCTAAATGAGCAGCGGCCTAACTTCAATATTCTGCTCGACCCCAAGGCTGATTGGGCGTTACGGCATCTGGAATTATTCCCGGTGGAAATCAATAGAGCGGACTATCAGATACTTCTTAGAATTCCCGGAGTGGGAGTTAAGAGCGCACAGAGAATTGTGAGAGCGAGAAGAAACGGGGCTCTTCGCTTTGATGATTTGAAGAAGATTGGAGTCGTGTTAAAGCGTGCCCTCTATTTTATTACGTGCAGCGGTAAAATGATGTATAACACTAAAATAGAAGAAGACTATATTACAAGGAATTTACTTTCCGTGAAGGAGAAGCTGCCTTTTGATAAAGACGGTATCACATATAAGCAACTGTCTCTTTTCGACGATATAGGAATAGGATTCGCAGCACAGCCGGATGCTTCCGATATCAGAAAAGCTGTACTCGGACAGTTGTAA
- a CDS encoding TIGR03915 family putative DNA repair protein — protein MEEKYLICEDSLEGIFTGIYEAYALREEHERLHIQIGEEENIRLFAQYIPIVTDANKAVKVSRTIGREFGEETYMEICRALASENKEKGEAVYKTVVWGLAKKAGGRLMGNLANPYVHKVFELSRATNNEVLHLQGFLRFQELENNILFSKIGPKNNIVTFLAPHFADRLPTYNFVIYDEKRGIFAVHPASKQWYLVTDMQFDENMALNYSGEEEEYQELFAYFCHKIAIKERKNLKLQRNMLPLRFQEYMVEFQK, from the coding sequence ATGGAAGAGAAATATTTAATATGTGAAGACTCGCTGGAGGGGATTTTCACAGGAATTTATGAAGCGTATGCACTGAGAGAAGAACATGAGCGTCTGCATATACAGATAGGGGAAGAAGAGAATATACGGTTGTTTGCACAGTACATTCCGATTGTTACCGATGCGAACAAGGCAGTGAAGGTATCCCGTACCATTGGCAGAGAATTTGGCGAAGAGACATATATGGAGATATGCAGAGCCCTCGCTTCGGAGAATAAGGAAAAGGGTGAGGCTGTATATAAAACTGTGGTATGGGGACTTGCAAAGAAAGCAGGAGGACGGCTCATGGGTAATCTGGCCAATCCTTATGTGCATAAGGTATTTGAATTAAGTCGGGCCACTAATAATGAAGTGTTGCATTTACAAGGATTTCTTCGCTTTCAGGAGTTGGAAAATAATATTTTATTTTCTAAGATAGGACCTAAGAACAATATCGTGACTTTCTTAGCGCCTCATTTTGCGGATAGACTTCCTACCTATAATTTCGTTATATATGATGAAAAGCGGGGAATCTTCGCAGTACACCCGGCATCGAAACAATGGTATCTTGTAACGGATATGCAGTTTGATGAAAATATGGCATTAAATTATTCCGGTGAGGAAGAAGAATATCAGGAACTGTTTGCTTATTTTTGCCATAAGATAGCCATAAAAGAGAGGAAAAACCTGAAATTACAAAGAAATATGCTGCCGCTTAGATTCCAAGAATATATGGTAGAATTTCAAAAATAA
- a CDS encoding accessory gene regulator ArgB-like protein: MQHMLASKITDWCSRHNEMSETQAIAVTYGIELIFNSLFKVIGLVLLGAISGRMWDVIISLVCFSSLRYCAGGLHMKSNLGCFLSMVFVCVSSIAGAEYIHYLPVGIMVGLSIGIIIVNKLFAPFFTENNPIEDKKILRQKNIGAVVIAAVWLIIIWVLPDWYMKMLMLTAITLETLSILPLWHERKKADA; the protein is encoded by the coding sequence ATGCAGCACATGTTGGCAAGCAAGATTACCGATTGGTGTTCCAGGCACAATGAGATGTCGGAGACGCAGGCAATAGCGGTTACTTACGGAATAGAATTGATATTCAATTCTCTATTTAAAGTAATAGGGTTGGTTTTGCTCGGCGCTATCTCTGGTCGTATGTGGGATGTGATTATTTCTCTTGTATGTTTTTCTTCCTTGCGTTATTGTGCCGGCGGACTGCATATGAAATCGAATCTGGGTTGCTTTCTTTCCATGGTATTCGTGTGTGTTTCATCAATTGCAGGAGCAGAATATATTCATTACCTGCCGGTTGGTATAATGGTAGGGTTATCGATAGGAATTATTATTGTAAATAAGTTATTCGCACCTTTTTTTACCGAGAATAATCCGATTGAAGATAAAAAGATTCTCAGGCAGAAGAATATAGGGGCGGTAGTGATTGCAGCAGTGTGGTTAATCATTATATGGGTTTTACCCGATTGGTATATGAAGATGCTGATGTTGACAGCGATTACACTGGAGACACTGTCCATATTACCATTATGGCATGAACGTAAGAAGGCAGATGCCTGA
- a CDS encoding MurR/RpiR family transcriptional regulator, whose protein sequence is MKYERSIIPIIEAHYQNFTASEKIIADFFMNNKEVSDFSAQKVAGHLYTSEASLSRFSRKCGFKGYREFIYRYQEGFKEERKDASEDTRNILDTYQELLTKAYSLIDEAQIIRIANIISRANQRVFVYGKGSSGIAAEEFKNRLMRFGVDIECIVDTHIMKMNTAVIRSRDLLIGISVSGQAEEVLQALESGKRKGAVTVLISAAKRSEWAQWCDEVVLIASKENLDLGKLISPQFPVLVICDVLYANVMKHNRNDREALHRETLIELGRIK, encoded by the coding sequence ATGAAGTATGAAAGAAGTATTATACCTATCATTGAAGCTCACTATCAGAATTTTACAGCGAGTGAAAAGATAATAGCCGATTTTTTTATGAATAATAAGGAGGTTTCGGACTTTTCAGCACAAAAAGTTGCAGGGCATTTATACACCTCGGAAGCATCTTTATCCAGATTTTCTAGAAAATGTGGTTTTAAGGGGTATCGGGAATTCATATACAGATATCAGGAGGGATTCAAAGAGGAGAGAAAGGATGCTTCGGAGGATACGAGAAATATTCTTGATACCTACCAGGAGCTGTTGACCAAGGCGTATTCACTCATCGATGAGGCTCAGATTATAAGAATTGCTAACATTATTTCAAGGGCCAATCAGAGGGTATTCGTATACGGAAAGGGTTCCTCGGGAATAGCCGCTGAGGAATTTAAGAATCGGCTTATGCGTTTCGGTGTTGACATTGAGTGTATTGTAGATACACATATTATGAAGATGAATACAGCCGTAATACGCAGTCGGGATTTGCTGATTGGGATATCGGTAAGCGGACAGGCTGAAGAGGTGTTGCAGGCGCTGGAAAGCGGAAAGAGAAAAGGTGCTGTTACTGTACTGATTAGTGCGGCAAAACGGTCAGAATGGGCGCAGTGGTGTGACGAGGTCGTATTGATTGCCAGTAAAGAGAACCTGGACTTGGGCAAATTGATCTCACCGCAGTTCCCGGTGTTGGTGATCTGTGATGTTCTGTATGCCAATGTGATGAAGCATAATAGAAATGATAGGGAAGCGCTTCATCGTGAGACGTTGATTGAACTCGGAAGGATTAAATGA
- a CDS encoding LytR/AlgR family response regulator transcription factor → MIPTYDRIEEMAMLPIYICEDDEIQLTHFKKLISDTIMIEDMDASIVCAVSSPYHLLSYLCEHPTPSLYFLDIKLNTSMDGFLLAQEIRKQDPRGFIVFITTHSELSYLSFHYRVEAMDYILKDEPDELISRIRGCIRRSLELYTLPTNTVQKAIALKIDGRIISLQLDDIYCIQTSYEAHKIRIYKRNGYTELFYSLKKIEKLLDDSFFKCHKSCIINLTHVKEVNIKNCLVLLDNGKVCPVATRIIKALASKLPIQLS, encoded by the coding sequence ATGATACCAACATATGATAGAATTGAGGAGATGGCTATGTTACCGATATATATTTGTGAAGATGACGAAATTCAATTAACACATTTTAAAAAGCTGATATCCGATACTATCATGATCGAGGATATGGATGCTTCCATTGTTTGTGCCGTTTCTTCTCCTTATCATCTGCTTTCCTATTTATGTGAGCATCCGACTCCATCCCTATATTTTCTCGATATCAAACTTAATACTTCTATGGATGGTTTCCTATTGGCTCAGGAAATCAGAAAACAAGATCCTCGTGGTTTTATTGTTTTTATTACCACTCATAGTGAACTTTCTTATCTCTCCTTCCACTATCGTGTAGAAGCGATGGACTATATTCTCAAGGATGAACCGGACGAACTCATTTCCCGAATTCGCGGCTGTATCAGAAGATCCCTGGAACTATATACTCTACCTACTAATACCGTGCAAAAGGCTATCGCCTTAAAAATTGACGGACGTATCATTTCTCTACAGCTCGATGATATCTATTGTATTCAGACCTCATACGAAGCGCATAAGATCCGTATCTACAAACGCAATGGATATACGGAATTATTTTATTCCCTGAAGAAAATAGAAAAACTCCTGGATGATTCTTTTTTCAAGTGCCATAAATCCTGCATTATTAACCTCACCCATGTAAAAGAAGTAAATATAAAAAATTGCCTCGTCTTATTGGATAACGGCAAAGTCTGCCCTGTAGCTACGCGAATTATAAAAGCTCTCGCTTCGAAGTTACCGATTCAGCTCTCTTAA
- a CDS encoding pyridoxamine 5'-phosphate oxidase family protein yields the protein MFREMRRKKQILSFEECVEILQKGTSGVLAVSGDDNYPYAVPLSYVYNDSKIYFHCAKAGHKIDAIAKNSKASFCVIDQDQIVPEEFTSYFRSVIAFGNARILEEEEKRKAIMLLAVKYSPDQEEECSQEIDKSLPQLCMIELSIHYMTGKEAIELVRAKNS from the coding sequence ATGTTTCGAGAAATGAGACGTAAAAAGCAAATATTGTCTTTCGAGGAGTGTGTCGAAATTCTTCAAAAAGGAACTTCCGGGGTCTTGGCAGTCTCCGGCGATGATAATTACCCTTATGCAGTTCCCTTAAGCTATGTCTATAACGATTCTAAAATCTATTTTCACTGTGCTAAAGCCGGTCATAAGATCGATGCCATTGCGAAAAACAGCAAAGCCTCATTTTGTGTGATCGATCAAGATCAGATCGTACCGGAGGAATTCACCTCCTATTTTCGAAGCGTTATCGCCTTTGGAAACGCCCGTATTTTAGAAGAAGAGGAAAAAAGAAAAGCAATTATGCTTTTGGCCGTTAAATATTCGCCGGACCAGGAAGAAGAATGTTCACAAGAAATAGACAAGTCCCTTCCACAGTTATGTATGATAGAATTATCCATCCATTACATGACCGGTAAGGAAGCGATTGAGCTTGTCCGTGCAAAAAATTCATAG
- a CDS encoding PTS transporter subunit EIIC: MFKQLQKIGKAFMLPIAILPAAGLLLGIGGSFTNATTVATYPILDQVWLQAIFQIMNAAGSIVFGNLYLLLCIGLCIGLANKEKGTAALAGVVGYLVMTATIATMVVIRNPEGNSIDTGAIGAIVIGCVTVFLHNRYRNIQLPQALGFFGGSRFVPIVTAFTSIFIGMIFSFIWPPFQNLLVASGGYIASAGVVGTFFYGFLMRLCGAVGLHHMIYPMFWYTELGGVETVLGETVAGAQKIFFAQLADPTHTGLFTSGTRFFAGRFATMMFGLPGATLAMYHCIPRERRKAFAGLLFGVALTSFITGITEPIEFMFLFVSPLLYVWHAFLDGVSFFIADMLNVSIGNTFSGGVIDFLLFGVLPGNSKTNWMLVPIVGIIWFALYYFSFRFFITKFNIMTPGRNMDETADDAKSGITTKESIKENAVLIIKALGTEENIEDVDACITRLRVSVKDKSKVDKAELKRIGAIDVLEVGGGIQAIYGAKAILYKNVINDMMNVDD; encoded by the coding sequence ATGTTTAAGCAATTACAGAAAATAGGGAAAGCTTTTATGCTTCCTATAGCGATTCTTCCGGCAGCCGGTTTGCTGCTCGGTATCGGTGGTTCTTTTACAAATGCAACAACAGTAGCTACTTATCCGATATTAGACCAGGTATGGCTGCAGGCAATTTTCCAGATTATGAATGCGGCAGGAAGTATTGTTTTTGGCAATTTATACTTACTTCTTTGTATAGGTCTTTGTATTGGCCTTGCTAATAAGGAAAAAGGAACGGCAGCTCTTGCAGGCGTAGTAGGATATCTGGTTATGACAGCTACGATTGCTACTATGGTCGTTATTCGGAACCCTGAGGGAAATTCCATTGATACAGGAGCAATCGGTGCAATTGTGATTGGATGTGTTACAGTATTTTTACATAACAGATATAGAAACATTCAGTTACCTCAGGCTTTGGGATTCTTTGGCGGTTCTCGGTTTGTTCCCATTGTAACAGCATTTACATCGATATTTATAGGAATGATTTTTTCCTTTATCTGGCCTCCTTTTCAGAATCTTCTTGTGGCCAGCGGAGGTTATATAGCAAGTGCCGGAGTAGTCGGTACCTTTTTCTACGGATTTTTAATGAGACTTTGTGGTGCAGTAGGTCTGCATCATATGATTTATCCGATGTTCTGGTATACGGAACTTGGCGGTGTCGAAACCGTACTCGGAGAAACGGTAGCCGGTGCGCAGAAGATTTTCTTTGCACAGTTGGCTGATCCTACACATACCGGTTTGTTCACCTCAGGAACGAGATTCTTTGCCGGACGTTTTGCAACTATGATGTTCGGACTGCCGGGAGCAACATTAGCGATGTATCACTGCATTCCTCGTGAAAGAAGAAAAGCATTTGCCGGCCTTTTGTTCGGTGTGGCTTTGACATCATTCATTACAGGAATTACCGAACCTATTGAGTTTATGTTCTTGTTTGTATCTCCATTATTGTATGTATGGCATGCTTTCCTTGATGGAGTTTCCTTCTTTATCGCAGATATGCTTAATGTTTCCATAGGAAATACATTCTCAGGCGGTGTGATAGACTTTTTACTGTTCGGTGTTCTGCCCGGCAACAGCAAAACGAATTGGATGCTCGTTCCCATTGTAGGTATTATATGGTTTGCTCTTTATTATTTCTCCTTCCGTTTCTTCATTACGAAGTTCAACATTATGACACCGGGAAGAAATATGGATGAAACAGCGGATGATGCCAAGAGCGGAATTACTACGAAAGAATCGATTAAAGAAAATGCTGTTTTAATTATCAAGGCTCTCGGAACAGAAGAGAATATAGAAGATGTAGATGCATGTATTACGAGGCTTAGAGTATCCGTTAAGGATAAATCGAAAGTGGATAAGGCAGAGCTGAAAAGAATCGGTGCTATTGATGTATTGGAAGTAGGCGGAGGTATTCAGGCTATTTACGGAGCGAAAGCTATTCTATACAAAAATGTAATCAATGACATGATGAATGTGGATGATTGA